The Bradyrhizobium sp. WSM471 genome includes the window CGGCGACCTTGTATTTCCAGGCCGCCACCTTGCCGTCGACCAGCGACGCCGTGATTTGGTCGCGATAGACCGGCCGATAGACGTCGTGCTGGATGTCCTCCTCGCGCGTCCATATCACCTTGACGGGATAGTCGACCTGTTTTGCGATTTTCACGGCGGCCACCACCATGTCCGGCTCGAGCTTGCGGCCGAAGCCGCCGCCGAGCAGATGCTGGTTGACGATCACCTTGTCGACCGGGAGGCCCGCGGCTTTCGCCGCCTCCGACTGCACGCGCGTCATGATCTGCGTGCCGGTCCAGATCTCGCAGGCGTCCGGCCTGACGTGAACGGTGGCATTGATCGGCTCCATCGAGGCATGCGCCAGGAACGGCAGTTCGAAGCTCGCCTCGAACCTGTCGCCGCTGGCGAGCCCCTTGGCGATGTCCCCGACCGATTTCGCGACCACGCCGTCCTTCGCGCTGGCGGCGCGCAGATGCTGCCAGATGTCCTCCGTGCTGAGCTTCGCGTTCGGTCCCTCGTTCCACTCGATCTCGAGCGCATCGAGGCCTTTCTTCGCGGCCCACATGTGGTCGCCGATCACGGCGACCGTGTCCTCGAGCACCACGATTTTGCGCACCCCCGGGATTTTCACCGCCGCGCTGTCGTCGACCTTGCCGACCTTGCCGCCGAAGACCGGGCAATTGGCAATCGCGGCGATCTTCATGCCGGGCAGGATCGCGTCGATGCCGTAGACGGCCTTGCCGTTGACCTTGTCCGGCGTATCGAGCCGCTTCAGCGGTTGGCCGATGATCACGAAATCCTTGGGGTCCTTGACCGGGACGTCCTTCGGTGGCGTCTGGCCCTGTGCGGCCAGTGCCAGTTCGCCATAGCCGAGCTTGCGGCCGCTTGCGGCATGCACGACTTCGCCTTTCGACGTCGTGCAGCTTGCAGGCTCGACCTGCCATTGCGCCGCTGCGGCCTGCACCAGCATCGCCCGCGCACTGGCGCCGGCAGTGCGCAGAGGCTTCCACCACGCACGGACCGAGGTGGAACCACCGGTCGCTTGCAGGCCGAAGGCGGGATTGGCGTAGAGCTGGTCGTTGGGAGGCGCGTGCAGCACCGCAACCTTCGTCCAATCGGCATCGAGCTCTTCGGCGAGGATCATCGCAATCGAGGTGTAGATCCCCTGGCCCATCTCGACCTGCGGCATGATCAGGACGGTGCGGCCGGTGTCTTCGATCCGGATGAAGGCGTTCGGCGCGAACTTGCCGTCGGTGGTGTCCTTCGGCTGCTCCGGCTCGTTGACGGCGGCGCGCAGCGGCAGGTGGAAGGCAAGCAGAAAGCCGGTGGCGAGACCGCCAGTTAGCAGCGAGCGGCGGGAAACCGCGGGAACAGTCTTTTCAGTGATCATGGCGAACCTCACGACGGCCGGCCGGAGGCGGCCTGCTTGATGGCCTCGCGGATGCGCACATAGGTGCCGCAGCGGCAGATGTTGCCGGCCATCGCCGCGTCGATGTCGGAATCGTCAGGGCTGGGCGTTGCCGCCAGCAGTGCCGCGGCCGCCATGATCTGGCCGGACTGGCAGTAACCGCACTGGATCACTTCGGCATCGAGCCAGGCCTTCTGCACTTTTGCGCCGGCCGGTGTGCTGCCGACATGCTCGATCGTGGTGATGGCGCGGTTCGCGACCGCGCTGACCGGCAAGACGCAGGAGCGCACTGCCTTGCCATCGACGTGCACGGTGCAGGCGCCGCACTGTGCGATGCCGCAGCCGAACTTGGTGCCGGTCATCCCGAGGACGTCGCGCAGGACCCACAGCAGCGGCATGTCAGGTGGCGCGTCGAACGATTTCGTTTCGCCGTTGATGGTGAGAACAGTTGCCATATGCATCCCCTTGCTCGCTCGATCGCTTACGGCGATCTAGTCAGCGAATTCGCGCGCACAATAATCATATCGATGCGAAACGATGAAGCGTCGACATGTCCGGCAATGCATTTTTGCGCAGCGAGCGCGTCAGGCCATGACGTTCACGAATTTGTGCGGCGATCGCTGCAGTGATTTTAGGCTAATTGATATGATAAGCGTCATTTTCTGACGCTTTTTCTTCGTGCGCGTCATTGATCGCCGCAGATGATCGTGCGAATGCGCAAAATCATGCGATGACGAAAGTCGTGCGATTGTGGAAGTCGATCGACGGCGCGGATTATCGCATATGAGCTCGGCTGACCCTGAGCGAGCGCCTCGTCCTTCGAGACGCCCGCTTCGCGGTCTCCTCAGGATGAGGCTGACTGGCAACTGTGCCTGTCGAAATTGCTGCCACGTGCTCCGTCCTCATCCTGAGGGCCCGCCGGAGGCGGGCGTCTCGAAGGATGGCCGCAGGGGAGATTCGCAAATTGGGTAAGAACGTTGGCGCCGGCAGCGGTCGCTGCAATGTCTTGGCCTGATCCCGCGGCGCGCGCATCCACACCTCGCGCTCTTCGGCGGTTGTCAGGATCACCGACATAGCCTTTGGAGGGGATCGGCTCAACCACGGCGTTCGGCCCGCGGGCGCCGTCTTGGATCACCCGGCAAAGGGAAGCCTGATCGTGAACGAGGCACCGCCGTGCTCCCGATTGCTCGCTGATATGGACCCGTTGTGCGCTTCGATAATGGTGCGCGCAATGGACAAGCCCATGCCCATGCCTTCGGCTTTGCTGGTGTAAAACGGCTCGAAAACCTGTTTCAATTTGTCTTCTGGAATGCCGGGCCCGCGATCTGATACGGATAGCTCGGCAAATTGATCGGCGCGCGCAGTCCGGATGGTGATAGTGCGGCTTTCGTGAGGCGTGTCCTTCATAGCCTCGACCCCGTTCAGCACAAGGTTCAAAATGACTTGTTGAAGCTGAATGCGGTCGCCGAGGATCGGTAGAGCCTCCGCCGTGATCACGTTGGCCATTTCGAATTTTCGGCTGACGGTCAGCGCCGAAAGAAACCTGATCGTCTCTTGCACAATTTCATTGAGGTCCAATCGCTTCAATTCGAACGGCGCCTTTTTGAGGAGGCTGCGCATCCTGCGAATGACCTCGGTGGCACGCCGGTCATCCTGCAAAATGTCGTTCACAATTTCCCTGAGCTCGACAACATCAGAAAGCGCGGCGATATCGGAACGCTGCGATTGCAGGATCGCGGCTGCGGTTTCGGCGTTCGTCAGAATAGACCCAAGCGGCTGGTTGATCTCGTGAGCAATCGAGGCGGTCAGTTCGCCAGCGGTCGCGAAGCGATTGACGTGGGCCAGTTCAGTCATGCGCTGCCGCGACTGTACTTCGGCGAATTGACGACGACGATGCTCAAATAGCAAAAGTGCGATCAGTCCCGCTTGCGCGAGGACAAGCGCGATAGTGAACGTGATTTGCCACCAATATCGCTCCCACAAATTGGGCTCCCGGAAGTAAACCGTGCTGTCAGGCGGCAGTCTGCTTTGGGAAATTCCCCAGCGCTGCAGTTGTCGCCAGTCAAACATAGGCGCGGCCAGCTGGACAAAACTCGGCTTGATGTCGGCAACGTTTTCGCCGTTGAGGATGCGAAGCGCGACTTCCGCCGCCTGCTTGCTTTGTCTGGCGACGACCTGCATTGGTCCACCGACGATGCCCTCTCCGAAAAAACTTTCGTCGTGAAAAAAGATGGGTGCATTGGCTACGCTGTAAAATCGGGTAAACGCAGTGTTACCCTCATGCGCCACTCCCGCCGCATCGACATTCAAACCAATCCAGAAAATCGCACTGTGCGGCGGAAGGTTGGCCGCATCCTTGAGCATGTCTTCGAAGGAAAGTTCATTGTACCATCGAAACTGGACACGATCCGTGAACCGCGCGGTGGACTTGGCGACCTCGTTACGCCACCAGGTTTCGCTCGGCGAAGCACCGACTACGATGGCAATCGTAGTTGTTTGAGGTAGGACCTGCAGGATATTTTCAAAGAAAACAGGATCGTCGTTCGTGATTGCCACGACGGTGTCGTACTTGGTCAATTTATCGAAGTCCACGCGGCGTCGCTCTACCAGAGTGTACAGCATCGGCGTAGTTGCAAAGAGGTCCTTGCGGTGCGCCTGCACGAAATTGGCAGCAGGCGCACCGATCGCGACGATCAGGTCGGGCGGCTGGTCTATATTGAGGGAACGAAGATACTCGACAAAAGGGGCGTCTGACTTGTCGCTGCTTCGCCGGGCATTCAGCAGCGACTGGTCTTGAAATTCAATGGATGCCCGTCGGCTCAGCTCGGCGCGAAGGGCTTCCGAATAATCGGTCCAAGGCCTGAACCTGAGACCGAATGAATGCAGCATCAATACTCGCTTTGGCTGTGGATCGGCTGCCGGACTTTGGCCTGTCGTCGCGATCAACAATGCGATGGTCATCGCCGCGGTGAAGCTCCGCACCCGACAGGTTCGCCATGAGCGAGGCAGCCAGAAAAGCATCGCAGCCCGAGCCCCGATCCAAGTGGAGTACCGTATCCGCTCGATTAGATTATCAACAAGCGGAGACAAGGGGAAACTCCGGGGCAATTCTGACACAAGCAGGTCCGCAAGAGTTCATAGCGGGGCGTCGCGCGGTCCCGCGATAGGCCACGTCGCCAAGAGTACCTGCAGATCGTACCTGCAGACCGATGGCGCTGGGTCGCCATCGTCGGACGGTCACCGCCAGCGCTTGCTTGCGCGCACAGAGGGCCAAGCCGCGCTATCGCGCGTCGCTACGGATCAATAGGCGCAAATATAGTTTCCGTAATAATCGTAGCAACTGCGGCGGTACGCAGCAGCGCCAACGGCAGCCGCGCCGACCGCTGCCGCTCCCACACCGTAGCCGCGATAGCCATAGCCGCGATAGCCGCCCCGATAACCTGCGCCGCGCACTGCAACAGCGCCGCCGCCCCGCGGTCCTCGAACTGCGACCGCACCGCCGCGGTAACCGCCGCCACCCCGATAGGCACCTCCGCCGCGCCGAGCCTCGGCATCATCGGGGGTCAAGCAGACGATGAGCAAAACGAAAGCGGCAAGAGGAGCGAGAATATAGCGGAGCATGATGGAACCCTTCCATGAATTCATTGAGCCCCGCTCGCGAGATTGCGGCTCACTCCGCGCGTGAGGTTGATGTAGATCAATCGAACCCGCGCACTGCGACGCCTACGCTGTGTTCGGCCGCACCTGAGGCGGCTTCCGTCACTTTCGGTGACGCAAGTGCGAAAAGGGAGGTCCGCCATGCATTCGAGAAAGCTTCTTTCGATCAGGTCAGCGACTGTTGCCGGGATTGCTGCTAGCGCCCTGTTGGGCCTTGCAGGTCTCACGCTAACTCCAGGCCCAGCCAATGCGGTCGTGTATTGCCAGTACACTGCTTACCCGGTGGGCTGCGTTGCCCGGGCAGGCGTCGTGCTCAGGCCGCGCCCGGTGGCGCGCGCCGCAGTGCGTCATAACGCCGGTGGCAATGCGAATGGTGGCGTCAATCGCGTCGGAGCCAGGCGGTAAAGGCCGATTTCGCAAGCCAGGAGGAAGCCGTCATCGTTTCGTCCCGGTGGCGGTTTTTCTTTGTCTGGCGAGGATAGGCCATTGGTACCGCCGGGGCGGCATTAGGGCATGAAACACACTTGGTACGTCACTTTTGAAGTGCCGCCGGACGGCACACTGTCAAGACGGCGACATCCGCGCCTGACCAACACGTTTGAAACCGAAGCGGCAGCCAAGGATTTTGCGCGAACCAAATTCAACGACGGACTGATCGTCACTGCAGGGACCATCATCCCTCACTTTCCGAGAGTGTCGATCCCATCGACCGAAATCCCAACGTGGCTTGAAGCACCGAGCCAAGTTGATCCAGATCAATAAGGAGGCCACCGACGCTGGTGACATCCTCTGAGGGGGCAGCAACCGGGAGCCTGAACATGAATGAACGTTCGGAGCCGAAACAGGTCTGTCGTCGCAACGCACTAACCTTCCTTGGATACGCAGGAGTGTTTGGGCTTTTGGCTTCGTCCGCAATTTTTGCGGCCTCAGAGGCTGTTGCTCAAACCACCGCGCCAGCCGCCGCGCCTACCACGCCGCCAGCGGACGTGCCGAAGTCAGGCACAGAACGCCGACAGGAGCGGCGCAGCGGGCGAACCGAGCGGCGACAGGAACGCCGCACGGGACGCACAGAGCGGCGCCAAGAGAGGCGTACAGGACGCGACGAGCGACGGGACGCTCGCGACGGCACCCCGGCCGCCACGACGACCACAGAGCAGAAAAAGTAGGCCGTTCATCGGGCAAAGCACAGCGACCGGGCCGCCTCAACGGAGGCCCGGAAGGCCCTACAGCGCGCCGCCAGCGCCGGGCTACCAGACAGCTGCCGAGCCCCTATCGTATCCAGCCTGAAGAACGACCTTAATTCATCCTGCGCCGGAGCTTCTCAACGAGGGCGCGCAGGTCGTCAATGTGTTCGGCAAGTAGCTGCCGCGCCTGCTCTATACGTGATTGTTTCCGCTCCGGCGCGTCGTTGCCCGCAGGGCGTTCGTCAGGATCGTCCATTCCTCTTAGTACGCGGCGTACCGGGAAAAGGTTTTATCAAAATGGACAACAGCGTGCCCTAAATAGAGGCGCTGCGATCTGCCTTATCCGCAGCCTCCAGTATCGCAAGCTGGCTCGCGAGGCCGGTAAAACTGCGGGATATATTCTTCAAGACGTTCAGTGTTCGCTCGGGTGTGCCGGGTTCAGCGGCCCTGCATCTGAACGCAGCGGCGAATTCCCGGCAAGCTGCGGCCGTGGGCATCGCAGCAGGTCCGGTGCCGCTGATTGCTGGTCGACGCAGAAGTTCTTCAGATGCGGCCATCTGTGCGCGTGAGCGTTTTATCTGCTGCTGCACGGCGCCCGTTGCGTGCGGATGCTCGTCAAGTGTGCTGCGGTGGCTTTCTTCGAGGTCCTTGCCGGGGCAATAGCGCATGGCTGTTCTTCGCCTCTGCACGCATTGTATGAAACGTAAATAGTTTCACGCCTCATGGCCCTCTGCAAGGAGGGTGCGGATTTCGGAATAATAGCACTCTACGCCTGTTTTGCCCGACGGCGCAATGGCCTCAACAGGCACCTACTGGATCGACGGATTCATCAGGCGCTTAAGTCCTTGATTCTGCTCGCCCCGGCTACTGTGCATGGGGTTGTTTTCGAGGTTTTGATTCAAGGACGCCATGCGCCGCCGCCGTAAGCGCGTCGCGACGACCGTCAGCTCTGCCGAAAGCCCATCCGGAAGGCGCCCCAGTGCTTGCCGCGGATCATGATCGGCGAGGACAGATCCTTCATCAGAACGAACTGCCCGCCGCCCATGTCGCGGCGATAGGTCTGCAGCAGGAACGGCTTGGTGTTGGCAGCGACCTTCTGCACCGCGCGATCGGTGAACAGGCGGCGGTTGCGGCAATTGGCGTTATTCCAGACCGGGTCCTTGCCCTGCGGCAGGCGGTAGTTCGGGTTGTGCGTCGGCAGATAGCCGCCCTTGGCCCAGGCGACGCAGAACACGATGCGGGGATCGGACTTCTGGATCGGGTCCTGGATCGCGGGCAGCAAGCGGTCGGTGAAGTCGACATAGTCAGTGTTGTACTGCTTGGGATCGGTGCCGGCGATTTCCCGGTAGTTCTCGTCCATGAACTGGTCGAGCGTGATCTCGCCGCGGCCGATGGCCGCTTCGAACTCGTCGGAGATCCGCTTGGCGGTCTCGACGACGGTTCGGATCAGCGGTGCATCGGATGTCTCCACGCCGCTGTCGGCGATCAGCGCGATCAGGCCTTCGGACGTGTCGAGCAGCTTCGTCACCCGCTGATCGGCGTTCTTGAGATCGCGCGAGGAGAGGTCGACGCCCCTGGCGAGTTCGTTGAGCTCGCTGATGACGGTGTCGCAATGTCCGAGATTGGAGGTCGCCGCGCGCGTGACGCTGCCGATCTCGGCTTCCACGGAGGCGAAGCCCTGCTGGACCCGCGAGATGATGCCGGAGATGCGCTGGGCGCCTTCGCCGGCCGTCTTCGCACGCTGCGAGGCGTCGCTGCTCTCGCCGATCAGGCCTTCGATCTGGCCGTCGAGATCGCGCACGGTGTCGGAGATCTGGTGTGTGGCCTGGCGGGTGGCTTCCGCGAGGTTCTTGACCTCGCTTGCCACCACCGCGAAGCCGCGGCCGGCATTGCCGGCGCGTGCTGCCTCGATGGTGGCGTTGAGCGCGAGCAGGTTGGTCTGCTTCGCGATCGCCTCGATCGAGCCGGACACTTTTGCGACTTGTGCCAGCGCGGAGCCGACGGCGCTCAGGCGCGCCTCGATCCGCTCCACGGCTGCAACGAGCTCGGAGATGTGGCTGACCGCGGCATCGACTGCGCCGCGCGACTGCGCGATCTCGCCGACCGCCGCTGACGTGGTCGTTTGCACTGCCTGCGACGCATTGGCGATGTCGTGATTGGCCGACACCATCGTCTCGGCGGTTTCCTGGAGGTGATGGAACCGCTCCGACTGGTTCGCGACGCGGCTTGCGACTTCCTGGACGTTGCCGGCGATGTCAGCGAGTTCCACGCCGAGGCCGCCGATGCGGTCGGCGAGCTGATCGATCAGCCGTTCGGCAAGCGTTCGGTTGGAGCCGGTGTCCAGTACTGCAAGTTGTACGACGGACATGTCTTGAGAGTCCTCCAGTCAGAGCCGTTCGCCGGCTCACCGCGGCATTCCCATTCCAATTCCGGTCTTAAGAGGTGATTCGCGCTTTGGCGTCTTGCCTGAGCGCGCACTAGAGCTTGTAGGCCGTCCTGAATCCGCCCCAGTGCCGGCCCTGCACGCGGATCGGAACGTCGATCTCGCGCATCATCACCGTATTTCCGTTCCCCATGTCGCGTGCATAGCTCTGGACCAGATACGAGCGCAGGTTGCGCGCGGCGGCCAACCCCGCGGGATCGTTGAACATCCGCCGGTTGCGGCTGTTGGCCGTGTTCCAGGCAGCATCGCCCGGCCGCTGCGGATGCGAATAGATCCTGTTGTGCACCGGCAGGAAGCCGTTGCGGTCGACCATGGCGCAGAACGCCAAGCGCGGGTCCTTTGCCAGAAAAGCCTCCTGGAACGCCGGCAGCGCGCGGTCGGCCCAGTCCAGATATCTGGTGCGGTACTGCTGCGGATTGGTTCCGGCGATTTCGGCGTAGTCAGTGTCGAAGAGGTCGTCGATCTTCACCTCGCCGCGGGCAACCGCCTGCTCGAAGATCGCGGTCAGCGCGTTACCCGCCTCCATGGCGCGGGTGACGAACTCGGTGTTTTCTTCGTGGATCGACCAGAGCCGGTCCTCGATCTTCTCGCTGAGCGCAGCATCGGGATTGACGAATTGCGCGCGGGCGCCGGCCTTGGATTGCTCGACCACGCGCAGGCGGCAGGCGCCGACGCCTTCGAGGGTGCCTTCGACCATGGCTTGCGACGCAAGGCGGCCCGCGTCCGCGCCGCCGATCAGCACGCCGTCCATCGCTATCTCGTAGACCGGCAGCACGCCCCGGGCGGTTTCGAGCTTGAGATGGCAGGGCAGCCGCTCGGTCTTGCGGCGGTCGTCGTGCTCGCTCTGGCGCAGCAGCACGGCGCAACGCGATTTCAGTTTCTGTGCGAAGGCGGTCACGGCCTTGCCCGCGCTGGCGACGTTCTCGCCGTGGCTCTCGGCTGCCTTGGTCGCAGCATCGATCTCGGCTGCGCTTTCGCCGACCGAGATGATGAACTCCGACGCGCTTGTCGCGTTGCCGGAGACTTCGCTGGTGGTGGCGTTCTGTTCGGCGACGGCGCCGTTGACGGTCTCGAAGACCGGGCGGATCGCCTCGATCGCCTGCGAGATGCGGTGCACCGCATCCGCGGAGCCGGCTGCGTCGCGCTGCAGCGCGTCGATCTTTTTGGTGATCTCCTCCGTCGCGCCCTGGGTCTGCACCGCGAGTGCTTTGACCTCGGTGGCGACGACCGCAAAGCCTCTTCCCGCAGCGCCCGCGCGCGCGGCCTCGATGGTCGAGTTGAGCGCGAGCAGCGTCGTCTGCCGCGCGATCTGCGCGATCAGATTGACGACGTTGCCGATGGCGGCCGAGGATTCGCGCAAGCGATCGACATTGGCGCGGGCTTCCTGTGCCGCGGCGCTGGCCTCGTCGGCGAGCTTGCCGGCCTCGCGGACCTGTGCCCCGATGCCCAGCGCCGACTGGGTGAATTTGTCGGCGGCATGGGCGAAGGTGGAGGCGTTCGATTGCGCGGCGTTGGTCCGGCCGGTCAGGGCGTCGGTGCGGTCGCGGATGGCGGCAAGCGTCGTGGCGGTCGCCTCGGCGCCGCCGGCCACCGAATTGGCGGCGCGCTCGAGCTGGCGAATCATGGCGCCCAGCTCGAGTTCCAGCAGTTCCAGGATTTCCTTGGCCGAATCGCTCTCGACGGCCGCGGCAGGCTCGGAATGGGCCGCCGGCTGCGCAGCCTGCGGGGCAGCCGCAGTTGCAGCCATGTCCGGCAGACGCTTCCGAAATAGTCCGAATGCCATCAGGTCTCTCTTGTCGGGGGACGGTCGGGCGCTATTTTCGCAGGCTGGAATGAAATCAGGGTTAACGGTGCCTGACATCTAGGCACGGGCCCATACGGTGTTACCTTAAAGTCGTAGAGCCTCTTTCTTTCCAGGGGGGTGGCGGCCTATAAGGCCGCGCTTCCCACGCTCACCTTGGCGCACGAGTCCCTAGAGAAGATCACGCATGGCCGGACATTCCCAATTCAAGAACATCATGCACCGCAAGGGGCGGCAGGATGCCCAGAAGTCGAAACTGTTCGGCAAGCTGGCGCGGGAAATCACCGTTGCGGCCAAGCTGGGGACGCCCGACCCCAACATGAACCCGCGCCTGCGGGCAGCGATCACCGCGGCGCGTCAGGAGAACATGCCGAAGGACAATATCGAGCGCGCCGTCAAGAAGGCGCTCGGCAATGACGGCGAGAATTATGACGAGATCCGCTACGAGGGTTACGGCCCCGGCGGCGTTGCCGTCATCGTCGAGGCGCTGACCGACAATCGCAACCGTGCGGCTTCCGACATCCGCTCCTTCTTCACCAAGTCCGGCGGCAATCTCGGTGAAACCGGCTCGGTGTCCTTCATGTTCGACCGCACCGGCATCGTCGAATACGACCGCAGCGTCGCCTCCGACGATGCGGTGCTGGATGCCGCGATCGAGGCCGGCGCCGACGACGTGATCTCGAGCGAAGGCGGCCACGAGATCTACGCCTCGACTGAAGGCTATCGCGACGTCGCCAAGGCGCTGGAAGCCAAGTTCGGCGAGCCGCGTAAGGCCGCGCTGATCTGGAAGCCGCAGAACACCGTCGCGGTCGACGACGAGACCGCCGAGAAGCTGCTCAGGCTGATGGACCTGCTCAACGAGCACGACGACGTCCAGCACGTCTACGCCAATTTCGAGGTGTCGGACGCGCTGCTGGCGAAGATGGGCGGGTAGGGGGCCACTTCCCCTGTTACTTCCGTTCTGTTTCTGTTTCCCCCACGGCGGCCAGCCGCTATCACTGGCCCATGACGACGCTCCCGATTCGTGGCCCCGTTCGCATCATCGGCATCGACCCTGGCCTGCGCCGCACCGGCTGGGGCGTGATCGAGGCCGAGGGCAACCGCCTGATCTACATTGCCTGTGGCTCGGTAGAACCGCCGGACGATTTGCCGCTGGCGAGCCGGCTGCTCGCGATCCATGAGGGGCTCGCCGCCATCCTGTCCGGTCACAAGCCGATGGAAGCCGCGGTCGAACAGACTTTCGTCAACAAGGACGGAGTCGCGACGCTGAAGCTCGGCCAGGCCCGCGGCGTCGCCATGCTCGCGCCTGCGATGTTCGGCATCAGTGTTGCCGAATACGCGCCGAACCAGGTGAAAAAGACGGTGGTCGGCGCCGGCCACGCCGACAAGCAGCAGATCGCGATGATGCTCAAGATTTTGCTGCCCAAGGCCGATCCGCCGTCCGCGGACGCCGCCGACGCGCTCGCCATTGCCATCACCCATGCCCATCATCGCCAGAGCACCGCGCTGCGGCTGAAGGTGGCAGGCTTATGATCGGCAAGCTCAAGGGCCTGATCGATTCCTACGGCGAGGATTTCGTCATCCTCGACGTCGGCGGTGTCGGTTATCAGGTGCATTGCTCGACGCGCACGCTGCAGCATCTGCCCTCGCCGGGCGAGGCCGCCGTGCTGTCGATCGAGACCTATGTGCGCGAGGATCAGATCAAGCTGTTCGGCTTCCGCAGCGACCAGGAGCGCGAATGGTTTCGCCTGCTCCAGACCGTGCAGGGTGTCGGCGCCAAGGTCGCGCTTGCCGTGCTCGGAACGCTGCAGCCGTCCGACCTCGCCAACGCCATCGCGTTGCGCGACAAGGCTGCGGTGGCGCGCACGCCCGGTGTCGGCCCCAAGGTCGCGGAGCGCATTGTCACCGAACTGAAGGACAAGGCGCCGGCCTTTGCCAATGTCGATCCGGCGGTCGTGCATCTCGCCGGTGCCATGGACGACCAGCGCGCGCCCCGGCCCGTGGCGGACGCGATCTCAGCGCTGGTCAATCTCGGCTACGGCCAGCCGCAGGCTGCGGCCGCGATCGCATCGGCCTCGCGCAGCGCGGGCGAGAGCGCCGAGACCGCGCAGCTCATCCGGCTGGGCCTGAAGGAGCTGTCGAAGTGAGTGCGGCCCGCGCCAATCCCGTCGCCGTTCTTTTCCGTCGCCTTTCGCGCGTGGCCGGTATCGTCGTGATCTTCGCCGTTGTGGGGCCGCTGACGGTCGCCGCGCTGGTTTCGGTGATGGTGACGACGCTCGGTGCCGCGGTGCTGCAGATGTTTCTTGCGCTCCTTGAGCTGGAGGCACTGCGCACCCTGGTTTCGGTCGCGATCGTGCTGCTGGCCATCGCCACGATTCTCGCCTCGTTCTTTCCCGCAGTCGCCGCCGGCTTGATCTTCGCGCTGGCCGCGGTCTACGCCGAGCTCAACATGATCTGGATGGCGTGGCTCGCCGCAGCCGTGGCCGCCGCCGGCTTCGTCGGGTTTGGCATGTTCGTTGTGCCCGCCGAAAACTCCGCAGTGATCTTGCCGAGTGTCGGTTCCGCGCCTGAGGCGCTGAAGCTGTCCGCCCTGCTCGCTATCGTCGCTGTCATGCCGGCCAGCCTGTGCTGGTGGCTCGCGAAACCGCTGCACCGTGTTATCCTGCCCGCATGAGCACTCCTCCCCGCATGGTCACGCCCGAGCGCCGCAGCGATGATGTCGGCGACACTGCGTTGCGTCCGCAATCGCTATCCGACTTCGTCGGCCAGCAGCAGGCGCGCAAGAACCTCTCGATTTTCATCGAGGCGGCGCGCAAGCGCGGCGAAGCGCTCGATCACGTGCTGTTCGTCGGTCCGCCGGGCCTTGGCAAGACCACGCTGGCGCAGATCGTGGCCAAGGAGCTCGGTGTCGGCTTTCGCGCCACGTCGGGCCCGGTGATCGCCAAGGCTGGCGATCTTGCCGCGCTGCTCACCAATCTCGAAGAGCGTGACGTGCTGTTCATCGATGAGATCCATCGCCTGAGCCCGGCAGTGGAAGAGGTGCTCTATCCCGCGATGGAGGACTTCCAGCTCGACCTTATCATCGGCGAGGGCCCCGCGGCGCGCTCGGTCAAGATCGAGCTGTCGAAATTCACCCTCGTCGGCGCCACCACGCGCGCCGGCCTGCTCACCAATCCCTTGCGCGATCGATTCGGCATTCCTATCCGGCTCAATTTCTACACCATCGAAGAGCTGGAAAGCATCGTCACCCGTGGCGCCCGGGTGCTCAATGTCGGCATGAGCGCGGACGGCGCCAACGAGATCGCGCGCCGCGCCCGTGGCACGCCGCGTATTGCCGGCCGGCTGCTGCGCCGCGTGCGCGATTTTGCCTCGGCGGCCGATGCCGACAGGATCGATCGCAAGATTGCCGACCACGCGCTGAGCGCGCTTGAGGTCGATGCCGCCGGCCTCGATGCCATGGACCGCCGCTACC containing:
- a CDS encoding methyl-accepting chemotaxis protein; translation: MAFGLFRKRLPDMAATAAAPQAAQPAAHSEPAAAVESDSAKEILELLELELGAMIRQLERAANSVAGGAEATATTLAAIRDRTDALTGRTNAAQSNASTFAHAADKFTQSALGIGAQVREAGKLADEASAAAQEARANVDRLRESSAAIGNVVNLIAQIARQTTLLALNSTIEAARAGAAGRGFAVVATEVKALAVQTQGATEEITKKIDALQRDAAGSADAVHRISQAIEAIRPVFETVNGAVAEQNATTSEVSGNATSASEFIISVGESAAEIDAATKAAESHGENVASAGKAVTAFAQKLKSRCAVLLRQSEHDDRRKTERLPCHLKLETARGVLPVYEIAMDGVLIGGADAGRLASQAMVEGTLEGVGACRLRVVEQSKAGARAQFVNPDAALSEKIEDRLWSIHEENTEFVTRAMEAGNALTAIFEQAVARGEVKIDDLFDTDYAEIAGTNPQQYRTRYLDWADRALPAFQEAFLAKDPRLAFCAMVDRNGFLPVHNRIYSHPQRPGDAAWNTANSRNRRMFNDPAGLAAARNLRSYLVQSYARDMGNGNTVMMREIDVPIRVQGRHWGGFRTAYKL
- a CDS encoding YebC/PmpR family DNA-binding transcriptional regulator, producing MAGHSQFKNIMHRKGRQDAQKSKLFGKLAREITVAAKLGTPDPNMNPRLRAAITAARQENMPKDNIERAVKKALGNDGENYDEIRYEGYGPGGVAVIVEALTDNRNRAASDIRSFFTKSGGNLGETGSVSFMFDRTGIVEYDRSVASDDAVLDAAIEAGADDVISSEGGHEIYASTEGYRDVAKALEAKFGEPRKAALIWKPQNTVAVDDETAEKLLRLMDLLNEHDDVQHVYANFEVSDALLAKMGG
- the ruvC gene encoding crossover junction endodeoxyribonuclease RuvC, whose product is MTTLPIRGPVRIIGIDPGLRRTGWGVIEAEGNRLIYIACGSVEPPDDLPLASRLLAIHEGLAAILSGHKPMEAAVEQTFVNKDGVATLKLGQARGVAMLAPAMFGISVAEYAPNQVKKTVVGAGHADKQQIAMMLKILLPKADPPSADAADALAIAITHAHHRQSTALRLKVAGL
- the ruvA gene encoding Holliday junction branch migration protein RuvA yields the protein MIGKLKGLIDSYGEDFVILDVGGVGYQVHCSTRTLQHLPSPGEAAVLSIETYVREDQIKLFGFRSDQEREWFRLLQTVQGVGAKVALAVLGTLQPSDLANAIALRDKAAVARTPGVGPKVAERIVTELKDKAPAFANVDPAVVHLAGAMDDQRAPRPVADAISALVNLGYGQPQAAAAIASASRSAGESAETAQLIRLGLKELSK
- the ruvB gene encoding Holliday junction branch migration DNA helicase RuvB, which encodes MSTPPRMVTPERRSDDVGDTALRPQSLSDFVGQQQARKNLSIFIEAARKRGEALDHVLFVGPPGLGKTTLAQIVAKELGVGFRATSGPVIAKAGDLAALLTNLEERDVLFIDEIHRLSPAVEEVLYPAMEDFQLDLIIGEGPAARSVKIELSKFTLVGATTRAGLLTNPLRDRFGIPIRLNFYTIEELESIVTRGARVLNVGMSADGANEIARRARGTPRIAGRLLRRVRDFASAADADRIDRKIADHALSALEVDAAGLDAMDRRYLTTIAQNYGGGPVGVETMAAALSEPRDAIEDIIEPYLIQCGYLQRTPRGRLLTSHAFRHLGIAEPSRDAAAQFGLFGTDESDD